GTAGGTGCCAGGATCGAGCGTGAGCACGGCCGGCTGCTTAGCGGCAATCGTGGGTTTTCCCATCTTCCCTTCCTCCATACCAACCTTCGGTTGAACCGGCGACTCATCGGGCGAAGCCCCTCTTCATTGACGCCGCCGGAGGAACACCTCAAGTGATTCTTCTCCCTTTCTCTCCATACCAACCTTTGGTTGAACCGGCGGCTCATCGGGCGAAGCCCCTCTATACCAAGCTTCGCTTGAACCGCGGGCTCTTTATCGTCTTTTCATGCCTGCGCCGGCGGAGAAGCACCGACGCTCGTCAACCTTCTTCCGGTTTTCATAGGCCGCCCCAGCTACCCTTGTAGCGGCTAAGCTCTACGACACCCGCGCCGCAAGCCGGCCGGTTCCAGCCACCGTGAAATGCTTTCCGGCCAGGACCGGACAAGGCGCCCGTCTCAACACGGCCTCCGCCACGCTGCCTTTCACCACATGAGCGATCCCGCGGCGGCCCTGCGTGCCCATCACCACGAGATCGCAATCGGAGCTGTGAATGTAATCCAGAATGGAATCGGCCGGCACCCCGCCGCGAATGACGGGGCGCACCGAGACTCCCCGCGCTTCTATCTCGTCCGCCGCCTGTTTGAGCTGCGCAGCGATCTGTTGCCGGTTCTGCTCCGCCGCATGCCCGAACGTCAAATCGATGCCGTAGGAGAGCGGCTCCAATATGTGCAGGAGCGTCACCGACGCGCCGCCGTCCTTGGCGATTCGGACGCCGTACTCGAGAGCCTCCATGGAACAATCCGAGAAATCTATCGGAACGGCGACATGCATCAATCGGATCGGCCGCCCTGCCCCTTGCCTCTCCGCTTCCTCCGGCAGCCTGACCGTCAAGACAGGACAAGGAGCCATGGTCAGCACGCGTTCCGCCGTGCTTCCCAGGAGAATATGCCGCAGTCCGGTTCGCCCGTGGGTGCCGAGCACAATCAGATCCGCCCGAGTGTCCTCGGCCACGTCGCAAATAATCGCGTCCGGGATGCCGGCTCTCTGCTGATGGGTCACGGGCACGGCCGGTTGTCTCAGGCGGCCAGCGACATCGTCCAGCCGAGATCCCGATTCATGTTGATCCTGCACCGTGGTGACGTAGGCCCCTTCGTAGATTTCCAGCACGTGAAGGACGGTGACCGCTGCCCGATAGGCCGCGGCGAGAAACGCGACATATTGCTCGGCGTGGCGCGCACAGGCGGAAAAGTCGGTCGCAAACAGGATTCGTGTGATCAAGGCCGGTTCGTTTCCCATCGTCACCCTTTTCGCTTCCATAGTCGGCGCCTGAGACATGCGCTGCCTGTTATGTTTCAGACGATCGCGCCTCCTCACGGTCCGCGGCCCGCTGCGCTCCGCCGAGGCCGTAGCCGGCCCTGGCCAGCGCGCGATGCAGGGTCGCGGTCACGGCCGGGCTGTCGGAATGAGGCATCACGGTGACAGTCGGGGCGGCGCGAAGGGAGGCCAGCATCGTCTCGGCATCTTTGCCCAACAGATCGTCCGCGACCCCGTAGGGTCCGCCGGCGGATTCTTCGATCTCGTCATGACGCCGGAGGATCTCACGGATGGTGGCCAGGATCGCCGTGGTCGGCGGCGGCATCAACAGCGCCGCCAGCGCCCCGTGCTCCAACCGCAGTTGCCCGAGCGACGATGCAAGCGACGGCGCGAGCGGGGGATCGGGCCGACCCTGTTGGGCCCGTTGGAGCGCCGGGAAGACGATCTTTTCCTCCATCCCGATGTGGCGCAGGAGCCCTGCCCGGAATTCTTCATAGGGGATCGAGTCGATATTTCCCGTTTGCCCGCCGGCCTTGTCGAGCAGTTGCTCCAGTCGCCGGTGATCCTGCGTCAACAATTCCGAGATTGATCCGGCTGCTGAATGCTCTCCGCTCATGTGCCTTACCTTCCCTCGCCCGGGGTGTCCATTGCTCACGAACCATCTGAATGTATCCCATCAACGACGATTCGCAGCTTACTCTAAAACCTCGCGAGACAGCAAAGTTCGTGCCCTCGCGCCGCATGAAGGACGACGCGCCGCAGCGGCGCCAGAACCCTCAACACGAAACCAGCAAATGAGGTCGGCCGAGCGGGGCATGAGGCGTCAAGCCGGCGAGAGGAGACTGTGGCGGATCGGGACAGTCACGGGTCATGCGTCAAGCGTCATTTGTGAGAGGCGGAACTCCTTGATCGCCTCGGGTTCCTTTTGATTGACGTTTGACAGGTCACCAACGACGGTCGCCGTCAAGGCCTCTCCAGCGTTGATGAGATGAATGATGAGCTAACTTCGAGCCAGGGAGGCGGCCGAGAACAGGACAGCCAAGGCCAGCAGAAGCGAACTTCGCGCCACCCAGGGAGACCAGCGGAGGAGCAGCAGATCGGAAGCGGAGCGTTCCTGCTCCGGTCGTTTCATGATCTCCGCCACGCGAGGACCCAGCGCAAGATCATGCGCCGCCGTGAGACCGAACAAGACACCGACAAGGATCAGCTTGATCGCAAAGACAGTAGGCCAGGTAGTCGGATTGATGAGAGAGATGCCGCGCCTGGCGGCCAAAATCGGCCCGGTGACCAGCAACAGCAGCATGGCGCTCCAGGCCACCAGGCGAAACCGGCGCGCCACGATGGGGAATAGGACCGCGCGTTGCTGCGCCAGCGGCGGCTTTCGAATGACTGGCACCACGACCAACGACAGAAAGATCATGCCCCCGATCCAACTGACCGCGGCAAGAATGTGCAGCCAGGTCAGGAAGATCGTCATTCGTTATTCGTCATCGGTCACTCGTCATTCGTGAAACGGACCTCGTCGTGGATTCGGACGCATCAAGGCTCGTGGCCGCCGCGGATTCATGCCTGGCCGCGCGTCCTCATCCATCACGCTTACTGAGTGGACGCCTGGCCCTGTTCTCGATCCCGGTAGATGAGTTCGCCGGAGCTTCCGGACCCGTCGTCATAGAGCGCCACGATCTCATCCGGAAGGCGCGAACAATCCGATGCGCGGAGGTAGTCCCGCATGACCGTCCCGGTCGACTCGTTATCCAGGTTCGGCGCGCCGCGTTTGGCGACGACATCGTCGAGGTGCACCGTCCTGAAGTCGATGCTGAACCTGGTCCGTCCCGAGGTATTGGGCACGCTCGAATGCATCTGGGCGGCTGCGAACAGGATGATCCCGCCGGCGGGACAAATCAAGCGGATCTCCGGCTCCCGGTCGAACGGCTCGCTGGGGCGAGGCAGGGGGCGCGGGTCTTCCGTCAGATACTGCGCGACATGCTCTCCCCGGTGGCGTTGATTCCATTGATAATAGTTGTAGCCGCTCGACGTGTTCCGCACCGGGCGGTTCCAATAGCGGGGGTGAAAGGCCATGGCATTGTCCGATTCGATGTCGTAGATCGGAATCCACCAATTGATCTGACAGTCCGGCGCGGAGTACCAGGTGTCGCGATGGGGATGCCACGCATAGGCGATGCCCGTCGTGAGATAGTTGTCGCTCGTCGAGCTTCTCATCTTCGGCACATCGAAATAGGATTTCGTCAAGTCGCAACCCATCTCCGCAAAAATCTTCCGGATGTGTTCCTTCGATTCCGGATGATGGATGAATCGCGGCTTGAGCTTCCCGAGGATAGCCGCGTACTGCTCAACCGGGAGATGATGCTGCGCCGTGGGCGGATAGAGCGTCCCAAACGCCTCCTGGATGAGCGTCCTGGCAAAATCGCAAAAGGCGATGGTGCTGGGACGTGGCGCATAGACGAACAACTGCCCCTCGAAAAGCCGCTGCCGCCTGACGTCGTCGCTGAAGGGGGCCTCATAGTAGATCGTGTTCATCCTGGACCTCCCGGTTCTAACCCGCCGCACGACCAGCATTCACCCTTGTGAAGAGCCTTCGATCGCATCCGAACAGCACAAGGACAGATTGGGACACCAGTCCACTTCCGCCTCGACCGCGATCCTGTGCAGGCAATCGGCAGCCGGCGTCTCATCCTGCTTTCCGACAAGCTGGAAACACCGGGCGCAGATGAAGGGACAGGGCGAAGCGCAGGCGTGAGCCGGACAGCCCCCTGCCTCACCGACGCGCGACGCCCGTCTCCGGCAATAGTCTTGTGGAGCTGCCTCGGCCAGACTGTCGCGGTAACAGGAGAGTGTGCTCCATAGCCTGTTGAGGTCGGCGACCGGCCGGCCGTTCATGGTCGCGCGGGCCGGCCTAAGTTGACTCACGGCTTCGACCAGATCGAGGGCAAGATCAAGCTGCGCGGGAAAGTCGTCCAGCGTCGCGACAGTCTCACCGGCGATCCTATCCCCCTCTGTCTCCGCGCAGGCGGCCAGCATCAGGAGAAACAGACTCGGCCGCTCGCGAACCGCGGCGGCCGGGATTCCGATGATCAGGCGCATCGATCTGCACCTCTGTTCATCACTATGGAGCCTCCCCTCTCCCGTGCCCTCTCCCATGGCCTATTGCCGAGCACCCATTGCATTCGCCAGGCGCAATGGGTCCCGGAGCAACGGGCACCCCGCGGTGAAGGGGCACCGCGCTAGAACGAGATCCCCACGTACGGCCCCGCCTGGAAATAATTGTTCGTCGTGTTGGTCATGTTGGCGGTCAGGTGATACCGGGCGTCCGCGCCAAGCTTGAAGGCCTTCCACAGTTGATACTCGAATCCCGCGCCGAACTGCACGCCGACGTCCAGGTACTGCGTTTGGTTGGACGGCGGGCTGATGACGTGGATGTCCAATCCGATTGGAATGATCCAGGGCCGAAAACGGCTCCCCTCCATGAACTTGAGCTTCGGCGCCACATTGATCGTTACCATCGTGAGCTGTGTCTGCGCCGGGGTGGTGCCTCCGCCGAGCGGCACGCCGGCAACAGCCGAGAGGGTCGGGACGGCGCTCGTCACGGTCTTCGACACCAGCCGATTGAATTGCAGGCCGATCTCTCCCACCGCCCAGGTCTTGCTCATCGCCCCCCAGGCGTCTTTCGACAGGATCAAGTCGAGGCCGGCCCCGACGTACCAGCCGTAATCACCGGGATTGTTGCCCTGCCCCAGGGCATTCTGGGTGTCGGTGAAAATTTCGTTGGCCCGGTTGCCGAACATGTGCACATAGCCGCCCTTGAAGAACACCATGTTTCCGAGTTCGTCCTGCGCCCAGGCCGGCTGCAACAGGGTCAGGCCCAGAATGACCACCATCACACCCGTATACACCCATGTCCCGCGATGCCGACTGTTGTTCATACTCGTCTCTCTCCTCAAATGAGATCGGTGAGTTGCACGAACATCCGGCCGGCCCCGGCGTCTGTCTTGTAGTCTCGGTGTTGTTTTTGGTGTCTGCGTTCCTCCTGTGCAATCGCGGCGTCACGTTCGCCCGGCCGCGCCGGATCTGCGCCTCGCCAACACGGCCGGGCCGAAGTAGGCAAAGGCGTCCTTCAAGTTTGAGAAAAGGCGCTTCGCCGGTCCCATCGCCTGGTTTGTCACATATTGCAGCGTCAGCACGATCCGTTCCTCCCCCTCCGCCAAGGGGGTGACGGCATGCCAGAGCCGATCGCCGTTGAACAGCACGACGGCGCCAGGCCCCATGGGAATCCTGGTCTCCCTGATTTCCTCCGCCTGCCCCTTCAGGCGGACCCGCGCCACCAAACGGCAATGGTCCGATCGCTCGACCAATCCGATCAGCACCGTGTAGCGCCGGCCTTTGTAATAGGAGGTATCGTAATGAAACCCGATGTGGTCGCCGGGCTTGGTGTAGAAGTAGAGGGCGCAGGAATGGGGATCGTCCTCCGGACACAACAGCAGGTCCGATTCCGTGATGCGGCTCAACAGCCACCGTAAGGCCGGGGACCGGTACAGGTTGAGCGTCACCGGCGCCTGTTCCCGCAAGGTGTAGAAACTGACGCTTCCGCCCTTCTTGTGGCCCGGAACGTAATTGCGGTGCATCCTCGGCTGCACCAGCCTCGCTTCGGCCACCATGGCGTCGATCAGGACCTGCGGCAGCAGTTTGTCGAGGACGACGAACTCATCCTGCAGCCAATATTGGCTGTGCACCGACTGGAGATCCACATCGTCGCGAATCCGCTGAAGCCTCGACTCGATCTCGGCCGGCATAATCGCCATCCCCCGTCCCCTCATCGCGCATACGCGATTCATCAACGCCTCAACTGATTTCGCGGACGCGCACCGGCTTCAACCGTCAATGATCAATCGTCCTTCGAGATGAGACCACGGTGCCTACTTCCGTTCCGAGCGTGCTCGCCTGGCGCGTGCTGCCCATCAAGAACTCACCCGCCGAGATGCGGACCATGAGGTTGTTTGTCCGGAGTGCGGCCCGCTCCATCGCCGGGCGCTTTCCCTCCGTCGTCCACTCGTCAGTGCTGTCCTGCAGATCGAGTCCCCAGGCAACGCTGGCGACCACCAACAACACGGCCAACCCTAACAACAGCGTCACGACCCTATCGACGATTCTCAGCACGTCGGATTCACTCCGTTTCATGTTCGGCATCCTCCTGTCCCTGCATCACGGCGAATGCGAACGCACTGCATCCGAGAACCACCCAGCTCCATCGAAGGAACAATTCGTCAAAGACATCGAGGCTTGCAGCGCGTTTGCCGATCTGCTGCCTCGACCGTCCTCGGAAAAGCGGCGTCGTCTGAAACGTCATACGTCGACCGTCACCTGTCACAAGTCACGATGGGGCCGGCAATACCGTCAATCGTCAAAGGTCAATCGTCATTCGCGAAGAGCCAGGAATTCGTTTATCGACTCCGCTTCCGTTCGATTAACGTTTGGCGAATGACGATTGGCGAGCGGCCCATGGCCATGCCCGATCACCGCACGTCGTGTTGGCCCGCGCCGGCCGGCCCCGAGCCCTCTGGGAGGGCCAAGGACAGTTGCGTGGTCGCCGGTTCCTGCGCGTCACGGGCGCACCGGAAGCCGAGCCAGTTCATCTTGGTGTTTGGATCGGTCCCGTTCCGCATGGCGACCCGCATGGTCGTGGTGCTATCGATCCAGCCGCCGCCGCGGAAGGCTTTTTGGGTGCCCGTCTCCGGACCTTTGGGATTCCGGTCCGGCGCGACCTTGTAATAGTCCGGGTCATACCAGTCCGCCACCCATTCCGCCACATTGCCCATCGTTTGATGGAGCCCGTAGGGGCTCGCGGAGTTTTCGTACTTGTCCACCGCGATGATCGGCGGGTACATCAGCAACCGTTCCGGCCGGTCCCGCACGGGCCCAGACAGTCCCGAGCGGCCGAAGTTTGCCCGGCTTAATCCCGCGCTCTGATTGCCCCAGGGATTGATCCGGCCGTCCGTCCCTCGAGCCGCCTTCTCCCACTCGGCTTCGGTGGGAAGCCGCTTTCCGGCCCAGGCGCAATAGGCGTCGGCGTCGGACCAGGACACGTGCATGATCGGGTGATGCGCCATCGCCTCTTGGAAGTTGCCGCCGTCGTATCGCCAGTCGATCTGCGGCGGCCGGTTCGTGGCCAGCACGAACTTCAGGTATTGGAGCGCGGTCACTTCGTATTTGTCGATCTCGAAGGCATTGAGATGCACGCCGCGCTGCGGCATCTCGGAGCGATACGCCAAGCGATCCACTTTCTTGTCGCTGCCCATCAGGAACGATCCGGCTGGCACGAGCACCGTTTCGTCCTTCATCGGCCAGGAGGCGACTCGCTTCATGGCGATCTTCTTACCCTCCGCCGTCCACTCCACCGTAATATCCTGCGTGTCGAGGCCCCAGACCACCTTCGCCGACCCGAAGATGACAGCCACAACCAACAAGACGTTCATGGCCCACTCGGTTTTCTTGTGGGCATCCACTGTGTTCATTTGCATTTTTCGGCCTCCTTGTTTCATGAACCTGACCGTCAGCAGCCCACGGCGAACAGCAGGCGGCGAAGAGCGACCAGTACGCAGTTCGGAGCCGATGACCGTTCGCTGTTGTCTACCTGCCGTTGGCCATCCGCTGCTCGTCGTTCCCCACGGTCTTTGCACACCGAAAGCCGATGAGATAACTCCGGTGGCTCGGCGCTGCCGCGTTCCGCCCGGCCGATCGCGCCACTTCCGGGTCCTCGTTCCACGACCCTCCCCTGAAGACCTTGTCTTCGCCGCCGGCCGGCCCCGTCGGGTTTTCGTTGACTCCCTTCCGGTAATAATCAGGATCAAACCAATCGGCGACCCATTCGCTGACGTTGCCCGCCATCTGATAGACCCCGTAGGGGCTGATGCCTCGCTCGTAGCGGTCGACGTTCGCCAACGGAGGATACTTCACGCCCCGTTTGGACCCCGGATGCGCGATGTTGCTTTTGATCCACCCGGCCGGCTCATTGCCCCAGGGGAAGATGCGGCCATCCGCTCCACGCGCGGCTTTTTCCCACTCCGCCTCGGTCGGGAGACGTTTCCCCACCCAGCGGCAGTAACGGTCCGCTTCCTCCCAACTCACCCCGATGACCGGGTGGCGGGACAGCTTCTCCGGAAACGGGTCCTGCATCCAATATGGCGGCCACGTGGCTCCTGTGGCCAACACGAACCGGAGATAGTGAACGTTCGTGACTTCGTACCGGTCGATGGCAAAAGCATCGAGCATGACGAATCGCTGCGGCCGCTCCTGCGGCCCCGCCGCGCGATCCACCCGAGGATCGCTGCCCATCAAGAAGGATCCTGCCGGCACCAGCACCATGTCCTCCGGAACAGCCAACAGGGCCAACCGCTCCATCTCCCAGGGTTCCGCCCAGGGGTCGTGTTTAGGACTCAGGTGATCGGCCAGACCCGGTTCGGCAACACAAATAAGGGCGGCTGCGGTCACCGCCTGGAGCGCTGTGATCGAAATATTGAGCCATTTCTTCATCGCGCCGGTCTTCCGATCCACGTGCTTCGATGCGTTCATCCGGATGCCTCTCGTCGCCCCCTCTTCAGCGATCCTGCTTTTGGATCATCGGATCGATTTCCTTCTTCGTTTCCTCGGGCACGTTGTAGCGAACGTAATCATGCTCCAACACCTCGTTGGCGTAGAGCCGTCCGGTCGGGGCCGGGACCTTGATGGTCACATCCACCTTCGCCTGTGGACCGATGGTGACGGTCTGCTCCGTCGTTGTCCGAACATAGGGATGCCAGACGACCAGTTTGTAGGTACCCGGCGGCACATCCGTCAGGGTGAACCGTCCCCGCTCATCCGTCTTGGCAAAGTACGGATTCATGACGGCCAGGCCCCAGCTCTCCATGTAGGCATGAAAGCCGCACTGCATGACAAAAATCCGGCGCCCCTTGCTGAGATTCACCAATTGCTTCATCGGCGCGCCGGCCATGTGCTTGTGGTACATTCCGGCATCGCTGCGATCCTTCAAGTTGCGCGGGTGCTGCGGATTCATCGGCAGCGGCACGTTGAACAACACGCGGGGACCCAAATGAGAGGTTTCGTAGGCTTGAATGTCGTGCATGACGGGGTCCATGTTGACGACCGTGACCGATTGATTGTCCCGCACCACTGTGGTGAATGGGTGGAACAGGCAGTCTTTTGCTTCGATTTGCGGCAAGCCGCTTTCGCCGAATGGTTTGCCTTTGTCGATTCCTTCCAGATACACGACGACCTCGCGAAATTCGCCGGCTGGCCCGACTTGGAACGGTTGCAGAATGCGCCAGCCTTGCCCATCGGAGATGCGCCCGCAATAGAATTGGTCCGGCATCGTCACGAGGTTGTACCCTTTCGGCTTCGGGACCTTCCCCTCTAGCTTCACGGTGCCCATGAGAGTCCCGCCGTCCGAAACCGTGATTTCTTCATAGGCATAGGCGGGAACGCTCAGGCAGCCGGCCAACAGCCCCGCCAGAAGATGTTTCATCATTGTATTCACCCCGGCCTCCATACCAAGCTTGCTAGCCCCGGCGGCTCATCGGGCGAAGCCCCTCTTCATTGATGCCGCCGGAGAAACACCTCCAGTGATCCCTCCCGCTTTCCTCTCCATACCAAGCTTGCTAGAACCGGCGGCTCATTGGGAGAAGCCCTTCTTCTTGACGCCGCCGGAGAACGCCTTCAGTACCAGTGCTGAGTCCTGAAAGCCCAGTGCTGAGCGATGAGCGCTGAGTTCCAGATCCCACGACATGCAAGGATCCTCTCAGCAATTCCTCTTGTTCAGCACTCAGTCTCCAGGCCTTAGAACCCAGCACATTGAACTAGCCACTACAAAAAGCGATGGGGGAGCTACGTGTAACCAGCAGCTCCCCCACCACGTCTTACACCATTCCGCCCCGCTTACTTCATCGCGGTCGGAATGGCCTGAGGCTCCGGCTGCCCTTCTGCGCTCTTGATGCCGACAGCCGGCGCGCCCAGCGGTTGGATCCGCTGATCACCGACCGGCAACACGCGCAGATAACCCCACTGTCCGGACTGCGTGTAGGGCAGCCGCTGATTGGACCAGAGGAAGTCGCCCACTTGCCGGTACGGTCCACCCGCACCGCCACGGAGGAAGACATCCAAGGTCTCCGACCCGGCATACTCCACCACGCTGATCTGGTCAGCGCCCGGCATGTAGGGCTCGATCGGCCACTCATGGCCCTCCACCGAGAACATGCCGTTCTGTTCGCTGTTGGCGCCGATCACATGGATCCGAACCGGATCGCCCGCGTGCGCCTCGATGAGCGGGGTGATCGGATCCTCGGGCTTGTCCACCGTGCAAGGCTGGAAGATCTTCCCGAGGCTGCACCCCTGCTCTTCACGGAACTTGTACGGTTCCGCTCGGTAGTTGACCGCCGTCAACCCCGCCACGTTCTGCACATAGGGCATGAACGCGGTCCCGATGATATTGTCCTCGTCCTGGAAGAAGAGGGCCACATCCCGGTAGTTCCGCTTGCCCACGTTCTCCGGCAGGCTGGTATCGACGATCACGTCCGCGCGCCAGGCGTTCTTCTGCGAGAGATCGGCGCCGGTGACGGGATCGCGGTACTGCGATCCACGGGGCCCGACAACGACCGCCCCGTACAATCCGTTGCGCGGATTCACGACGATGTTGCCGCCGTCCCACACCAACGATGTCGTCTCCTTGTTGTTCGGATGCGCATAGTAGGTGTAGGTGCGGCTTTCGCCCGGAGCGATCGTCTGATCGCCGGGGTTGTTTCCGACGTTCAGCCCGAGGCTGTCTTTCGGATCGAAGGCCAGGCCCGGCGCGAAGAAGGACGCCCGGCTCGCCTTCATCTTATTTTTCAGGTTCACCTTGATGCAGTCACCGAGGTTCACCCGGAGCGTGAGCGGATGCGGCATCACGTCCCCGGCCACTTTGGTGGCTTCCTCTTCCAGCGCATAGATCTTGCCTTCCGGCACCGTCATTTCGATCTTGCGCTCGAAGTCC
The DNA window shown above is from Nitrospira tepida and carries:
- a CDS encoding universal stress protein, which encodes MEAKRVTMGNEPALITRILFATDFSACARHAEQYVAFLAAAYRAAVTVLHVLEIYEGAYVTTVQDQHESGSRLDDVAGRLRQPAVPVTHQQRAGIPDAIICDVAEDTRADLIVLGTHGRTGLRHILLGSTAERVLTMAPCPVLTVRLPEEAERQGAGRPIRLMHVAVPIDFSDCSMEALEYGVRIAKDGGASVTLLHILEPLSYGIDLTFGHAAEQNRQQIAAQLKQAADEIEARGVSVRPVIRGGVPADSILDYIHSSDCDLVVMGTQGRRGIAHVVKGSVAEAVLRRAPCPVLAGKHFTVAGTGRLAARVS
- a CDS encoding hemerythrin domain-containing protein yields the protein MSGEHSAAGSISELLTQDHRRLEQLLDKAGGQTGNIDSIPYEEFRAGLLRHIGMEEKIVFPALQRAQQGRPDPPLAPSLASSLGQLRLEHGALAALLMPPPTTAILATIREILRRHDEIEESAGGPYGVADDLLGKDAETMLASLRAAPTVTVMPHSDSPAVTATLHRALARAGYGLGGAQRAADREEARSSET
- a CDS encoding DUF4149 domain-containing protein, encoding MTIFLTWLHILAAVSWIGGMIFLSLVVVPVIRKPPLAQQRAVLFPIVARRFRLVAWSAMLLLLVTGPILAARRGISLINPTTWPTVFAIKLILVGVLFGLTAAHDLALGPRVAEIMKRPEQERSASDLLLLRWSPWVARSSLLLALAVLFSAASLARS
- a CDS encoding phytanoyl-CoA dioxygenase family protein, whose protein sequence is MNTIYYEAPFSDDVRRQRLFEGQLFVYAPRPSTIAFCDFARTLIQEAFGTLYPPTAQHHLPVEQYAAILGKLKPRFIHHPESKEHIRKIFAEMGCDLTKSYFDVPKMRSSTSDNYLTTGIAYAWHPHRDTWYSAPDCQINWWIPIYDIESDNAMAFHPRYWNRPVRNTSSGYNYYQWNQRHRGEHVAQYLTEDPRPLPRPSEPFDREPEIRLICPAGGIILFAAAQMHSSVPNTSGRTRFSIDFRTVHLDDVVAKRGAPNLDNESTGTVMRDYLRASDCSRLPDEIVALYDDGSGSSGELIYRDREQGQASTQ
- a CDS encoding HalD/BesD family halogenase, which translates into the protein MNRVCAMRGRGMAIMPAEIESRLQRIRDDVDLQSVHSQYWLQDEFVVLDKLLPQVLIDAMVAEARLVQPRMHRNYVPGHKKGGSVSFYTLREQAPVTLNLYRSPALRWLLSRITESDLLLCPEDDPHSCALYFYTKPGDHIGFHYDTSYYKGRRYTVLIGLVERSDHCRLVARVRLKGQAEEIRETRIPMGPGAVVLFNGDRLWHAVTPLAEGEERIVLTLQYVTNQAMGPAKRLFSNLKDAFAYFGPAVLARRRSGAAGRT
- a CDS encoding formylglycine-generating enzyme family protein, which encodes MQMNTVDAHKKTEWAMNVLLVVAVIFGSAKVVWGLDTQDITVEWTAEGKKIAMKRVASWPMKDETVLVPAGSFLMGSDKKVDRLAYRSEMPQRGVHLNAFEIDKYEVTALQYLKFVLATNRPPQIDWRYDGGNFQEAMAHHPIMHVSWSDADAYCAWAGKRLPTEAEWEKAARGTDGRINPWGNQSAGLSRANFGRSGLSGPVRDRPERLLMYPPIIAVDKYENSASPYGLHQTMGNVAEWVADWYDPDYYKVAPDRNPKGPETGTQKAFRGGGWIDSTTTMRVAMRNGTDPNTKMNWLGFRCARDAQEPATTQLSLALPEGSGPAGAGQHDVR
- a CDS encoding formylglycine-generating enzyme family protein, with protein sequence MNASKHVDRKTGAMKKWLNISITALQAVTAAALICVAEPGLADHLSPKHDPWAEPWEMERLALLAVPEDMVLVPAGSFLMGSDPRVDRAAGPQERPQRFVMLDAFAIDRYEVTNVHYLRFVLATGATWPPYWMQDPFPEKLSRHPVIGVSWEEADRYCRWVGKRLPTEAEWEKAARGADGRIFPWGNEPAGWIKSNIAHPGSKRGVKYPPLANVDRYERGISPYGVYQMAGNVSEWVADWFDPDYYRKGVNENPTGPAGGEDKVFRGGSWNEDPEVARSAGRNAAAPSHRSYLIGFRCAKTVGNDEQRMANGR
- a CDS encoding carboxypeptidase-like regulatory domain-containing protein, translated to MMKHLLAGLLAGCLSVPAYAYEEITVSDGGTLMGTVKLEGKVPKPKGYNLVTMPDQFYCGRISDGQGWRILQPFQVGPAGEFREVVVYLEGIDKGKPFGESGLPQIEAKDCLFHPFTTVVRDNQSVTVVNMDPVMHDIQAYETSHLGPRVLFNVPLPMNPQHPRNLKDRSDAGMYHKHMAGAPMKQLVNLSKGRRIFVMQCGFHAYMESWGLAVMNPYFAKTDERGRFTLTDVPPGTYKLVVWHPYVRTTTEQTVTIGPQAKVDVTIKVPAPTGRLYANEVLEHDYVRYNVPEETKKEIDPMIQKQDR